One genomic region from Streptomyces sp. NBC_00457 encodes:
- a CDS encoding ABC transporter permease — translation MSQVLDAPPLTATTPADDGDLAALAARHGLTVSGARPSLPEYVRQLWDRRHFIAAFSTARLTSQYSQAKLGQIWQVMTPLLNAAVYFLIFGVLLGTKKGVPDYVPFLVTGVFVWTFTQSSILSGTRAISGNQGLVRALHFPRAALPISMCLQQLQQLLFSMAALVVILLAFGVPVAFSWVLAIPALLLQFTFNAGMAMILARVGAKTPDISQLMPFVLRTWMYTSGVMWSIEHLLSKHHDWPSWVGPVLQANPAAVYIDLMRFALIDSFHASQLPPHVWAIATGWALLAGVGGFIYFWKAEETYGRG, via the coding sequence GTGAGCCAGGTCCTCGACGCACCGCCCCTCACGGCGACCACTCCGGCCGACGACGGCGACCTCGCGGCGCTCGCCGCCCGCCACGGCCTCACGGTCAGCGGCGCCCGCCCGTCCCTGCCCGAGTACGTCCGCCAGCTGTGGGACCGGCGCCACTTCATCGCGGCGTTCTCGACCGCCCGGCTCACCTCCCAGTACAGCCAGGCGAAGCTGGGCCAGATCTGGCAGGTCATGACCCCGCTGCTGAACGCGGCGGTCTACTTCCTCATCTTCGGCGTGCTCCTTGGCACCAAGAAGGGCGTGCCGGACTACGTCCCGTTCCTGGTCACGGGCGTGTTCGTGTGGACGTTCACGCAGAGCTCGATCCTGTCGGGCACCCGTGCGATCTCCGGCAACCAGGGCCTCGTACGGGCCCTGCACTTCCCGCGTGCCGCGCTGCCGATCTCCATGTGCCTCCAGCAGCTTCAGCAGCTGCTGTTCTCGATGGCGGCCCTGGTCGTCATCCTGCTCGCCTTCGGCGTCCCGGTCGCCTTCTCCTGGGTGCTGGCGATCCCGGCCCTGCTCCTGCAGTTCACCTTCAACGCGGGCATGGCGATGATCCTGGCCCGGGTCGGGGCGAAGACGCCGGACATCTCACAGCTGATGCCGTTCGTGCTGCGTACCTGGATGTACACCTCGGGTGTGATGTGGAGCATCGAGCACCTGCTCAGCAAGCACCACGACTGGCCGTCCTGGGTGGGCCCGGTCCTCCAGGCCAACCCGGCCGCCGTCTACATCGACCTGATGCGCTTCGCACTCATCGACAGCTTCCACGCGAGCCAGCTGCCCCCGCACGTGTGGGCCATCGCGACGGGCTGGGCCCTGCTCGCCGGAGTCGGCGGCTTCATCTACTTCTGGAAGGCTGAGGAGACGTACGGCCGTGGCTGA
- the galE gene encoding UDP-glucose 4-epimerase GalE produces MTWLITGGAGYIGAHVVRAMTEAGERTVVYDDLSTGIAERVPDGIPLVVGSTLDGDRVTRALTDHAITGVVHLAAKKQVGESVSRPLEYYRENVEGLRVLLEAVTQAEVPSFVFSSSAAVYGMPDVELVTEETPCVPMSPYGETKLAGEWLVRATGKATGLATASLRYFNVAGAATPELADTGVFNIVPMVFERLTENAHPRIFGDDYPTPDGTCIRDYIHVMDLAEAHVATARALQSSPGRDLTLNIGRGEGVSVREMIDLINAATGYNLPPTVTPRRPGDPARVVASADHITTELGWKAKHDVHDMVTSAWEGWVRLHPGAARR; encoded by the coding sequence ATGACCTGGCTGATCACCGGCGGCGCCGGTTACATCGGGGCGCACGTCGTACGCGCCATGACCGAGGCGGGCGAGCGGACGGTCGTGTACGACGACCTGTCCACCGGCATCGCCGAGCGCGTCCCGGACGGCATCCCCCTGGTGGTCGGCTCGACCCTCGACGGCGACCGCGTGACCCGCGCGCTCACCGACCACGCCATCACCGGTGTCGTGCACCTGGCGGCGAAGAAGCAGGTGGGCGAGTCGGTGTCCCGGCCGCTGGAGTACTACCGGGAGAACGTCGAGGGCCTGCGCGTCCTGCTGGAGGCCGTGACACAGGCGGAGGTCCCCTCCTTCGTCTTCTCCTCCTCCGCCGCGGTGTACGGCATGCCCGATGTGGAGCTGGTGACGGAGGAGACGCCGTGCGTGCCGATGTCGCCGTACGGCGAGACGAAGCTGGCCGGCGAATGGCTGGTCCGCGCGACAGGCAAGGCGACGGGCCTCGCCACCGCCTCCCTCCGCTACTTCAACGTGGCGGGCGCGGCCACCCCCGAGCTGGCGGACACCGGCGTCTTCAACATCGTCCCCATGGTCTTCGAGCGCCTCACGGAGAACGCACACCCGCGCATCTTCGGCGACGACTATCCCACCCCGGACGGCACCTGCATCCGTGACTACATCCACGTGATGGACCTGGCCGAGGCCCACGTCGCCACAGCCCGCGCCCTCCAGTCCTCCCCCGGCCGCGACCTCACCCTCAACATCGGCCGCGGCGAAGGCGTCTCCGTCCGCGAGATGATCGACCTGATCAACGCCGCCACCGGCTACAACCTCCCCCCCACCGTCACCCCCCGCCGCCCCGGCGACCCCGCCCGCGTCGTCGCCTCCGCCGACCACATCACCACAGAACTGGGCTGGAAGGCGAAGCACGACGTCCACGACATGGTGACGTCGGCGTGGGAGGGGTGGGTACGACTGCACCCGGGGGCGGCTCGGAGGTAA
- a CDS encoding TetR/AcrR family transcriptional regulator yields MTTNADEPRAQVAERRRRRPPAGAAVLRADVTEAIRGAVFEELAAVGYARMSIEGIARRAGVGKTAVYRRWRSKLHLVLDLVSAIAVQGLPAPDTGSLESDLRLLYEVTSRALRHPVASQIIPDLQAEAARNPEIAEAMQKAVREGQDGVASGIVAAAQRRGEVREGIDQDLALDLISGPLYWRSVVIRSPKLPKGYLEALTRATAAGLKAL; encoded by the coding sequence ATGACGACGAACGCCGACGAGCCAAGGGCCCAGGTGGCCGAACGCCGGCGCCGCAGGCCCCCGGCCGGTGCGGCCGTACTCCGGGCGGATGTGACGGAGGCGATCCGGGGCGCCGTCTTCGAGGAACTCGCGGCCGTCGGCTACGCGCGGATGTCCATCGAGGGCATCGCACGCCGCGCGGGCGTCGGCAAGACGGCGGTCTACCGCCGCTGGCGCTCCAAGCTGCACCTGGTCCTCGACCTGGTCTCCGCCATCGCCGTCCAGGGCCTGCCCGCCCCGGACACCGGCTCCCTGGAGAGCGACCTGCGCCTCCTGTACGAGGTGACGTCCCGGGCGCTGAGGCATCCCGTCGCCTCACAGATCATCCCCGACCTCCAGGCCGAGGCCGCCCGCAACCCCGAGATCGCCGAGGCCATGCAGAAGGCCGTGCGCGAGGGGCAGGACGGGGTGGCGAGCGGGATCGTGGCGGCGGCTCAGCGGCGGGGTGAGGTGCGGGAGGGCATCGACCAGGACCTGGCGCTGGATCTCATCTCCGGGCCGCTGTACTGGCGCTCGGTGGTGATCCGCAGCCCGAAGCTGCCGAAGGGGTACCTGGAGGCGCTGACTCGGGCTACGGCGGCGGGGCTGAAGGCGCTCTGA
- a CDS encoding ABC transporter ATP-binding protein, whose amino-acid sequence MADHTSENVPTVIADGVDIVYRVNGTGAGRGSATAALNRMLRRKQTEKAAGVRTVHAVKNVSFVAYKGEAIGLIGTNGSGKSTLLKAVAGLLPVENGAIYTDGQPSLLGVNAALMNDLTGERNVYLGGLAMGMSREQIKERYEEIVDFSGINDKGDFITLPMRTYSSGMAARLRFSIAAAKDHDVLLIDEALATGDANFRKRSEARIRELRKSAGTVFLVSHNNKSIRDTCDRVLWLERGELRMDGPTEDVLKEYEAFTGDKAPNKPKPKPKAAAPKVPQPS is encoded by the coding sequence GTGGCTGATCACACTTCTGAGAACGTCCCCACCGTCATCGCCGACGGCGTCGACATCGTCTACCGCGTCAACGGCACGGGAGCCGGCCGCGGCTCCGCCACCGCCGCCCTCAACCGCATGCTGCGCCGCAAGCAGACCGAGAAGGCGGCCGGCGTCCGCACGGTGCACGCCGTGAAGAACGTGTCCTTCGTCGCGTACAAGGGCGAGGCGATCGGCCTCATCGGCACCAACGGCTCCGGCAAGTCGACCCTGCTCAAGGCGGTCGCGGGCCTCCTGCCCGTGGAGAACGGCGCCATCTACACCGACGGCCAGCCCTCCCTCCTCGGCGTCAACGCCGCCCTGATGAACGACCTCACCGGCGAGCGCAACGTCTACCTCGGCGGCCTCGCCATGGGCATGTCCCGCGAGCAGATCAAGGAGCGCTACGAGGAGATCGTCGACTTCTCCGGCATCAACGACAAGGGCGACTTCATCACCCTCCCCATGCGGACGTACTCCTCCGGCATGGCCGCCCGCCTGCGCTTCTCCATCGCCGCCGCCAAGGACCACGACGTCCTCCTCATCGACGAGGCCCTCGCCACCGGCGACGCCAACTTCCGCAAGCGCTCCGAGGCCCGTATCCGCGAACTGCGCAAGAGCGCGGGCACGGTGTTCCTGGTCAGCCACAACAACAAGTCCATCCGCGACACCTGCGACCGCGTGCTGTGGCTGGAGCGCGGCGAACTGCGCATGGATGGGCCGACCGAGGACGTCCTCAAGGAGTACGAGGCGTTCACCGGCGACAAGGCCCCCAACAAGCCGAAGCCCAAGCCGAAGGCGGCGGCACCGAAGGTTCCGCAGCCGTCCTGA